DNA from Pelobacter propionicus DSM 2379:
TGCCGGAGTCTCGGTTACACGCCAGACGAAGTGCGCGCACTGAAAGTCAAGGATATCGATCCGGTCATAACAGACGAGAAAATAGCCGAAATCAAAAGATTGTTGGAGAGCACCGGCTCCGTTACCCACGAATCGGTTCACCGACGAAAAGACGGGACGACTTTCCCGGTGGAGATCGTCACCAATTCCCTGGAGTTCCAGGGCAGAGTGTACGGCTTCTCCTTTGTCAGCGACATCACCGAGCGCAAGCGTGCGGAGGAGACGTTACGGGAGAGCGAGTCGCGCGCAAGCCGAAAACTGGACAACATTCTGGATCCCGAGGGAGACACGGCTGAGCTGGATCTGGCCGATATTCTGGACGCGCCGCAGATCCAGGCGCTCATGAATGACATGTACCGCATTACCGGCCTCAAGATGAGCATCATCGATCTCAAGGGGCGGGTGCTGGTGGATATGGGATGGCAGGGTATCTGCGCCAGATTCCACCGTGCCCATCCGGAAACCCTTAAGAATTGCATTGAAAGCGATTCGGACCTTACCGTGGGAGTTCCCCGGGGGGAATTCAAGACGTACCGATGCAAGAACAACATGTGGCACCTGGTCACCCCGATCATTGTCGGCGAACGACACCGGGGCAACCTCTTCATGGGGCAGTTCTTCTTCGAGAACGAGGAGATCGATTACGACCTCTTCCGCCGGCAGGCGAGGACCTACTGCTTTCCCGAGAAGGAATACATCGCGGCCCTGGAAAGCGTGCCCCGTCACAGCGAAGAGCTCGTGAACCAGGGGAAGACCGTTTTCCTGAGGCTCATCGATATGTTCTCGAAGCTGAGCTACGCCAACATCAAGCTGGCGCATTCCCTGGCCGAGCGCGACCAGTTGACGGCAACGCTGCGCCAGGCCAACATGGTGGTGGAAAACAGCCCGGTGGTGCTGTTCCGCTGCAAGCCGGTTCCCGGCTGGCCGGTGGAGCTGGTGTCACGGAATGTGCTGCAGTTCGGCTATACGCCCGAAGAGTTCATGTCCGGTGAGCGCGATTACGCTTCCATCGTGTACCCACCGGATCTGGGATGGGTAACCGGCGAGACGGACGAGTACGCAGCAACGGACGAAGGGCAGCTGCGCCAGGAATACCGGATCCTCACCAAGGCGGGGGAGATCCGTTGGATCATCGATGAAACGAATTACGAGCGAAACGAAGCAGGGGAGATCACCAACCTGGAGGGGGTGATCATCGATGTCACCCAGCGCAAGCGGGCCGAGGAAGAGCTCCAGCGGCAGCAAAGCCTGCTGAAGGAACTGAACGACACGCTGGAGAGAAGGATCGAAGAGGAGGTAAAGAAAAACCGGGAAAAGGACATCCTGCTCATCCAGCAGAACCGCCAGGCAGCCCTGGGGGAGATGCTGGACCACATCGCCCACCAGTGGAAACAGCCGATCAACTCAATCTCCCTCATCGCCCAGGATATGGCCGACAGCTCATCCTACGGCGAACTGACTGATGGGGATGTGCAGACAACCATCGACAAAATCATGTCGCTCCTGGAGCACATGTCCCAGACCGTCGATGTGTTCAGGGGTTTCTACCGGCCGGACAAGGAAACGAAACTATTCAGCATCAGGGACGCCATCGATCAGGCACTGGTATTCATTACGCCGGTTTTCAGATACGAGTCCATCGCCATAGAGCTCGACGTGGATGGGGACATGACCGCATTCGGCTATCCCAAGGAATACGCACAGGCGCTGCTCAACATACTGGCCAACGCCAGGGATGTGTTCAGAAAAAGGAAAACAAGAGAACCCAGGGTGCTGCTGCGGGGGGTCGGGGAAGGCGGCAGATCGGTTGTCACCATCACGGACAACGCCGGCGGTATTCCCGAGGCGATTATTGACAGGATCTTCGATGTGTATTTCACCACCAATGAGGCGAGCGGCGGAACCGGAATCGGTCTCTATATGTCGCGTAATATCGTTGAAAAGAATATGGGCGGAAACCTGAGCGCCGAAAACGTGGAGGGTGGCGCACGCTTCAGAATAGAGCTCCCCAGCGCCTGAAATTCCCTAGACGGGACGCCGGTAACGGCTGTAGTATGGCGCTTCCCCGGCGAGCGCGACGCTGCGGCGAATCGCCTGCGGCACCAGGCACGACAATACGGGTGACCCCGGCAGCCTCTGAACACGACATCCCGGCACCACCTTGAAAGGCAACCCCATGACCGCATCAACCCTGCTCTACTTCCTGGGGGTCTCCATGGCCCTGACCATCGCCCCCGGGCCGGACAACATCTTCGTCATGGCCCAGGGGATCACCCGCGGCAGGAAGCAGGCCATCGTCACAGCCCTGGGGATGTGCAGCGGCGTCAGCGTGCACACCACGGCGGCGGCCTTCGGCATCTCGGCCCTGTTCTACTCCTCGGTGCTGGCCTTCAACATCGTCAAGTACGCCGGCGCGGCCTACCTGCTCTACCTGGCCTGCATGACCATGAAAGAGCGTTCCTCGGTGCGCCTGGCCGCCGACGACGACCGCCCCCTGTCAGCCCTGTTCAAGCGCGGCTTCATCATGAACGTGCTCAACCCCAAGGTGGCCCTGTTCTTCCTGGCCTTCCTGCCCCAGTTCGTCTCCCCCGCCGCCGGCTCCGTGCCGCTGCAGATGCTGCTTCTGGGACTGATCTTCATGCTGCAGGCAGTAGTCATCTTCTGCGTCATCGGCTATTTCTCCGGCGGCATCGGCGGCTATCTCCTGGCCAGGCCGAGGATCGCCCGCTCCTTCGACTGGCTGACCGCCGGCGTCTTCGCCTCCCTGGGGATCAGGCTGGCCCTGGCGGAACGTTGAGAAAATACGCAAACGAAAAACGCCGTGTCCCCCTCTCCTGGGGGGCACGGCGTTTTTCTGTTCCGTTCCCTGGTGTACTTGTATCCGTTCCGTTCCGCTCCATGCATACTGCCCGACACTGCACGGAGTCGCGCCGTTCGTACCTGACCTGACTCAGCAACCGCGGCCTCTGCCGGACCGCACGGGAATTCAGTGACGCTGTATGGCCATGTCGATGGCATCGGACATGCTGTCCAGAAGCGACAGGTCAATGGCCTGCAGGCTGACTTTCTCCAGCGAGCTCAGCTCCAGACCGGCGTTGGAGCAGGCATACTCGGGTGATACCCTGGCCAGTTGCCGGAACTTCTTGTCGGTAATGACCCTACCCAGGAAACTTTCAACGGCTTTCTGTGACATATGGACCTCCGCAAAGACTGTCCTTGCTGGGGACACAAACTTAATGAAGTTGGTTCTGTTACCAGTATATACACGTACTGTGCCAAACAGGCAACAGCTTGCAAAAGCGGATAGTTAGCGATTCAAGGCAGAAATATTTCGTCCGAAATCCGGACACTATGTGCACTGTGGGGACAGAACAGGAAGGATTTGAGCATGAAGACACGCTGTTCATCTCCGCCGTCTCCGCGAGCATCGGTTCTTGGGTTTAGGCGGCGGAACTGGGGCTGGGGAGCACTCTTCCCCTGCTTCTTTACGCAGAGAACCGCAAAAACGGTAATCAGCTCTCATGTTCACAAACGAAATGTTCCGTTTGGAATATTGACCGGGGGCCGGTCAAATACAATGTTGAGCGACAAAGGAGAAAAATGCATGAATGGAAACTTCTTGCGCATCCTGCTTGCCATGCTGGTTTTTATTGGTGTTTCAGATGTTTCATTCCTGTCTGCTGAAACATATGAGTGGACTGATAGCGATGGTTCTATACATTTTAGCGACACACCACCCTCTAGCGGCAAACATCCCATTGTGCAAAGAGACGATACAACAGTTACGCCGTCAACACCTTCAAAAAGATCATCGAGAACTTCTTCAACCGTAACTAAGCAACTCTCTAACGAACAACTACCGAAGCTCTTCACACCCGACACTTCTAACCCGGCAGTTGCTGCTTTCGTTGCATGGCATGCAACCGTCATCAATGGGGATTTTGCATCCTTCCGTGCCCTCATGCCAGTGA
Protein-coding regions in this window:
- a CDS encoding Os1348 family NHLP clan protein — its product is MSQKAVESFLGRVITDKKFRQLARVSPEYACSNAGLELSSLEKVSLQAIDLSLLDSMSDAIDMAIQRH
- a CDS encoding PocR ligand-binding domain-containing protein: MALLLAVLAWNRTPDPPKADPLTMAERAWLKAHPVIRLAPDPDFPPVEYFDKDGRYSGITSDYLALLEKKLGIRFEIVRLRNWDEIIGSAKRRQIDAFVASTTPQRSAYTLSTTPFLEYPAVIIAREKVKGPLTLESLGGMRVSAVSEYATHDFIAAHYPKLLLDPVPDIRTGLRKVSFGLSDAFVENLATASYYIEREGISNLRIAGDSGYVYRMGFCSRNDWPELNRILEKGVAGISAEEKRAIYNKWIPLEHRSLFSSRKFQIGLLVVCAAILAIVVGVIAVNRALARQVRLRTGELESELARRRRMEEELRRAREELEKRVEDRTVEVRNANELLEREITVRRRNESVIMARLRLLQFAGTHTQDELLEATLDEAEALTGSVIGFYVLVLDDQKTLSLQNWSTRTKRDYCKAEGKGLHYDIAQAGVWTDCIHQRRPVIHNDYGSLSHRKGLPSGHAPLARELVVPVFRGENIVAILAVGNKPTDYTPLDVEAVVLLADLAWEITEQKRMEKELLLSHFCIDGAAIGIYHTTPEGTILNANDFACRSLGYTPDEVRALKVKDIDPVITDEKIAEIKRLLESTGSVTHESVHRRKDGTTFPVEIVTNSLEFQGRVYGFSFVSDITERKRAEETLRESESRASRKLDNILDPEGDTAELDLADILDAPQIQALMNDMYRITGLKMSIIDLKGRVLVDMGWQGICARFHRAHPETLKNCIESDSDLTVGVPRGEFKTYRCKNNMWHLVTPIIVGERHRGNLFMGQFFFENEEIDYDLFRRQARTYCFPEKEYIAALESVPRHSEELVNQGKTVFLRLIDMFSKLSYANIKLAHSLAERDQLTATLRQANMVVENSPVVLFRCKPVPGWPVELVSRNVLQFGYTPEEFMSGERDYASIVYPPDLGWVTGETDEYAATDEGQLRQEYRILTKAGEIRWIIDETNYERNEAGEITNLEGVIIDVTQRKRAEEELQRQQSLLKELNDTLERRIEEEVKKNREKDILLIQQNRQAALGEMLDHIAHQWKQPINSISLIAQDMADSSSYGELTDGDVQTTIDKIMSLLEHMSQTVDVFRGFYRPDKETKLFSIRDAIDQALVFITPVFRYESIAIELDVDGDMTAFGYPKEYAQALLNILANARDVFRKRKTREPRVLLRGVGEGGRSVVTITDNAGGIPEAIIDRIFDVYFTTNEASGGTGIGLYMSRNIVEKNMGGNLSAENVEGGARFRIELPSA
- a CDS encoding DUF4124 domain-containing protein encodes the protein MNGNFLRILLAMLVFIGVSDVSFLSAETYEWTDSDGSIHFSDTPPSSGKHPIVQRDDTTVTPSTPSKRSSRTSSTVTKQLSNEQLPKLFTPDTSNPAVAAFVAWHATVINGDFASFRALMPVMPNISNNMVKKMFDQIHLTAPKSTKITEPKQNDRDTIEFTSVGCNGNRPVVSVVYVRKIDEIWRVAGSGWGPSWNSKISEIVKCP
- a CDS encoding LysE family translocator, whose protein sequence is MTASTLLYFLGVSMALTIAPGPDNIFVMAQGITRGRKQAIVTALGMCSGVSVHTTAAAFGISALFYSSVLAFNIVKYAGAAYLLYLACMTMKERSSVRLAADDDRPLSALFKRGFIMNVLNPKVALFFLAFLPQFVSPAAGSVPLQMLLLGLIFMLQAVVIFCVIGYFSGGIGGYLLARPRIARSFDWLTAGVFASLGIRLALAER